A genome region from Streptomyces antimycoticus includes the following:
- a CDS encoding type I polyketide synthase — protein sequence MMSEQEKLLGYLRRVTADLHQARQRLQDVESAAREPIAIVGMSCRFPGGVRSPEEFWQLLSGAEDAITPFPEDRGWDLDSLYDADPDRSGTSYTREGGFLYDIGDFDADFFGISPREAMAMDPQQRLLLETSWEAIERAGIDPVSLRGSRSGVFFGAVAPDYGPRVHEAPDGVEGHLVTGSAISVVSGRVAYTLGLEGPAVTVDTACSSSLVALHLAVQALRQGECSFALAGGVSVMATPGTFVGFSRQRGLALDGRCKPFSAAADGFGAAEGAGMLFLERLSDARRNGHPVLAVVRGTATNQDGASSALSAPNGPSQQRVIRQALANAGLTAGQVDAVEAHGTGTKLGDPIEAQALLATYGRERTAGDPLLLGSVKSNIGHTQAAAGVAGVMKMVLAMRHGVLPRTLHIDEPSPHVDWSTGTVELLTEAAAWPEGEEPRRAGVSSFGISGTNAHAIIEQAPAPSAASDVTSDDITGAAEEAEAPRTALPLIPWLLSSKSEAALRAQARRLLDHVEQHPEMAAADIGLSLATTRTAFDHRAVVLAQDRAQAVRALTDHLAGGGASGLVEGVARRSAGVVFVFPGQGSQWVGMAAGLLDASPVFARRIEECAAALAPFVDWSLVEVLRGGEGAAAALERVDVVQPVLWAVMVSLAELWRSYGVEPAAVIGHSQGEIAAACVAGALSLEDAAKVVALRSQALPVLSGRGGMVSVSLPVDSVRERLEAWGERLSVAAVNGPSAVVVSGDADALEELLTACEAEETRARRIPVDYASHSAHVESLEEEIRRTLAGIAPRSSSVPFYSTVTGGVLDTTEMDAGYWYRNLRGTVRFDETVRVLLDEGFQTFVEASAHPVLTVGMEQTAEDHGTPVAAVGSLRRDEGGLERFLTSLAAAHVGGIAVDWRTVFAGTGAHPVELPTYAFQRQRYWLDATSAAEVAAAGGGLSADAVDVRFWEAVEREDLEALVRTLEVEDEEQQSSLTALLPALSSWRRQRREQNKVDGWRYQAVWKPLASASETTLSGTWLVAVPEACGDDALVAAVLDGLAGRGAHVVRVAVGSTDDREVIAERLRMALDGVEPSAVAGVFSLLGLDESAHESFAVVPAGLAATVALVQALGDADVVAPLWCGTRGAVSVGRSDRLVSPVQAMVWGLGRTLEAEYPQRWGGVVDLPETMDTRAVARLAGVLAGAEGEDQAAVRGSGVFAKRLVRASAPDATTADGWRPSGSVLVTGGTGALGGHVARWLARNGAEHLVLTSRSGMEAGGAAELKAELEALGARVTVAACDAADRAALAAVLDGIPREFPLSAVVHTAGVLDDGVVDALTVERAAGVLRPKVDAARNLHELTAGMDLSAFVLFSSAAATLGNPGQGSYAAGNAFLDALAAQRRADGLPATSIAWGAWAGGGLVTDEVGEQMSRSGILAMPPELAISALQQALDHDETFLAAADIDWARFEADSADTPLLRQLRNVPSAATGKQLTAGSSAPSGRNSTTGWKPCPGRSAKERCGTWCVPRPPTSSRTTARTRSRRTVPSVTSASTR from the coding sequence CTGATGTCGGAACAAGAAAAGCTGCTCGGCTACCTCCGGCGGGTGACGGCTGATCTGCACCAGGCGCGGCAGCGTCTGCAGGATGTGGAGTCGGCGGCCCGTGAGCCGATCGCGATTGTCGGGATGAGCTGCCGTTTCCCCGGTGGGGTGCGTTCTCCCGAGGAGTTCTGGCAGTTGCTGAGCGGCGCCGAGGACGCCATCACGCCGTTCCCCGAGGACCGTGGCTGGGACCTCGACTCGCTCTATGACGCGGATCCTGACCGGTCGGGTACCTCCTATACGCGTGAGGGGGGATTCCTGTACGACATCGGCGACTTCGATGCCGACTTCTTCGGGATCTCGCCGCGTGAGGCGATGGCGATGGATCCGCAGCAGCGGTTGCTGCTGGAGACGTCGTGGGAGGCCATTGAGCGGGCGGGTATCGACCCGGTCTCGCTGCGGGGCAGCCGGTCCGGGGTCTTTTTCGGGGCGGTGGCACCTGACTATGGGCCGCGGGTGCACGAGGCGCCGGATGGTGTCGAGGGTCATCTGGTGACCGGCAGCGCGATCAGCGTGGTGTCCGGGCGGGTGGCCTACACGCTCGGACTGGAGGGCCCGGCGGTGACGGTGGACACCGCCTGCTCGTCGTCGCTGGTCGCTCTGCATCTGGCCGTGCAGGCGCTGCGTCAGGGGGAGTGCTCCTTCGCTCTGGCCGGCGGTGTGAGCGTGATGGCCACGCCGGGTACGTTCGTCGGTTTCAGCCGGCAGCGCGGGCTCGCACTGGACGGCCGGTGCAAGCCCTTCTCGGCGGCGGCCGATGGTTTCGGGGCGGCCGAGGGTGCCGGGATGCTGTTCCTGGAGCGGCTCTCCGATGCGCGGCGAAATGGGCATCCGGTGCTGGCGGTTGTCCGGGGGACGGCGACGAACCAGGACGGCGCGAGCAGTGCGCTGTCCGCCCCCAACGGCCCGTCGCAGCAGCGGGTGATCCGTCAGGCGCTGGCCAACGCCGGGCTCACGGCCGGGCAGGTCGATGCCGTGGAGGCCCACGGGACGGGTACGAAGCTGGGCGATCCGATCGAGGCGCAGGCGCTGCTGGCCACCTATGGCCGTGAGCGCACCGCGGGTGATCCGCTGCTGCTGGGGTCGGTCAAGTCCAACATCGGCCATACACAGGCGGCCGCCGGCGTGGCCGGTGTGATGAAGATGGTGCTGGCGATGCGGCATGGTGTGCTGCCCCGCACCTTGCACATCGACGAGCCGTCGCCGCATGTGGACTGGTCGACGGGCACGGTCGAGCTTCTCACCGAGGCCGCCGCATGGCCCGAGGGCGAGGAGCCGCGCCGGGCCGGGGTGTCCTCCTTCGGCATCAGCGGGACCAACGCCCACGCCATCATCGAGCAGGCGCCGGCACCGTCCGCCGCCTCTGACGTGACGAGTGACGACATCACCGGGGCGGCCGAGGAGGCGGAGGCGCCCCGGACGGCGCTGCCGCTCATCCCCTGGCTGTTGTCGAGTAAGTCCGAGGCGGCGCTGCGTGCCCAGGCCAGGCGCCTGTTGGACCATGTGGAACAGCATCCGGAGATGGCGGCCGCGGACATCGGACTGTCTCTTGCCACGACCCGGACCGCTTTTGACCATCGTGCGGTCGTGCTGGCCCAGGATCGTGCGCAGGCTGTCCGGGCTCTGACCGACCATCTCGCGGGCGGCGGCGCTTCGGGGCTGGTCGAAGGTGTCGCCAGGCGCAGTGCCGGGGTTGTGTTCGTCTTTCCCGGTCAGGGTTCGCAGTGGGTGGGGATGGCGGCGGGGCTGCTGGACGCCTCGCCGGTGTTCGCGCGGCGGATCGAGGAGTGTGCGGCGGCGTTGGCGCCGTTCGTGGACTGGTCGCTGGTGGAGGTGTTGCGCGGCGGTGAGGGTGCCGCGGCCGCGTTGGAGCGGGTGGATGTGGTCCAGCCGGTGCTGTGGGCGGTGATGGTGTCGCTGGCGGAGCTGTGGCGCTCCTACGGTGTGGAGCCCGCTGCCGTGATCGGTCATTCGCAGGGGGAGATCGCGGCGGCGTGTGTGGCGGGTGCGTTGTCGCTGGAGGACGCCGCGAAGGTGGTGGCGTTGCGCAGCCAGGCGCTGCCGGTGCTGTCCGGGCGCGGGGGCATGGTGTCGGTGTCGCTGCCCGTGGACTCGGTGCGGGAGCGCCTTGAGGCGTGGGGTGAGCGGCTGTCGGTGGCGGCGGTGAACGGGCCCTCGGCGGTCGTGGTCTCCGGTGATGCCGACGCCCTGGAGGAGTTGCTGACCGCGTGTGAGGCGGAGGAGACCCGGGCGCGCCGTATCCCGGTGGACTACGCCTCGCACTCCGCCCACGTCGAGAGCCTGGAAGAGGAGATCCGGCGCACTCTGGCCGGGATCGCTCCGCGGTCCTCCTCGGTGCCGTTCTACTCGACGGTGACCGGCGGCGTGCTGGACACCACGGAGATGGACGCCGGGTACTGGTATCGCAATCTGCGCGGGACCGTGCGTTTCGACGAGACCGTACGGGTGCTCCTGGACGAAGGTTTCCAGACGTTCGTGGAGGCCAGCGCGCATCCGGTGCTGACGGTGGGCATGGAGCAGACGGCCGAGGACCACGGCACCCCCGTGGCGGCCGTCGGCTCGCTGCGCCGTGACGAAGGCGGTCTGGAGCGGTTCCTGACCTCCCTTGCGGCGGCCCACGTCGGCGGTATCGCCGTGGACTGGCGGACGGTGTTCGCCGGGACCGGTGCCCACCCCGTCGAGCTGCCCACCTACGCCTTCCAGCGCCAGCGGTACTGGCTGGACGCCACCTCGGCTGCCGAGGTGGCCGCCGCCGGTGGCGGCTTGAGCGCGGATGCGGTGGACGTGCGCTTCTGGGAGGCGGTGGAGCGCGAGGATTTGGAGGCGCTGGTCCGTACCCTGGAGGTGGAGGACGAGGAGCAGCAGTCGTCGTTGACGGCGTTGCTTCCGGCGCTGTCGTCCTGGCGCCGTCAGCGGCGCGAGCAGAACAAGGTGGACGGCTGGCGTTACCAGGCGGTCTGGAAGCCCCTGGCCTCCGCGTCCGAGACCACGCTCTCGGGCACCTGGCTCGTGGCCGTTCCGGAAGCCTGTGGTGACGACGCTTTGGTCGCCGCCGTGCTGGATGGGCTGGCCGGGCGCGGCGCGCATGTGGTTCGGGTGGCCGTGGGGTCGACGGATGACCGTGAGGTGATTGCGGAGCGGCTGCGCATGGCCCTCGACGGCGTGGAGCCGTCGGCCGTGGCGGGTGTGTTCTCGCTGCTGGGGCTGGACGAGTCGGCGCATGAGTCCTTCGCGGTGGTCCCGGCCGGACTGGCGGCGACGGTGGCGCTGGTTCAGGCGCTGGGCGACGCGGATGTGGTGGCTCCGCTGTGGTGCGGCACCCGGGGTGCGGTGTCGGTGGGCCGCTCCGACCGGCTGGTGAGCCCGGTGCAGGCCATGGTGTGGGGCCTGGGCCGGACTCTGGAGGCGGAGTACCCCCAGCGCTGGGGCGGCGTCGTCGATCTGCCCGAGACCATGGACACCCGCGCGGTGGCCCGGCTGGCCGGAGTGCTCGCGGGCGCGGAGGGCGAGGACCAGGCCGCGGTGCGCGGGTCCGGCGTCTTCGCCAAGCGGCTGGTGCGGGCCTCCGCGCCTGATGCCACGACCGCGGATGGCTGGCGGCCGAGTGGTTCGGTGCTGGTGACCGGTGGTACGGGTGCGCTGGGCGGTCACGTTGCCCGCTGGCTGGCGCGTAACGGTGCCGAGCATCTGGTGCTGACGAGCCGCAGTGGTATGGAGGCCGGGGGCGCCGCCGAGTTGAAGGCGGAGCTGGAGGCCCTGGGCGCCCGGGTGACGGTGGCGGCGTGTGACGCCGCGGACCGTGCGGCGCTGGCCGCGGTGCTGGATGGGATCCCGCGGGAGTTCCCGCTGAGCGCCGTGGTGCACACGGCCGGTGTGCTGGACGACGGTGTGGTGGACGCCCTGACGGTGGAGCGGGCGGCCGGGGTGCTGCGTCCGAAGGTGGACGCGGCGCGGAATCTGCATGAGCTGACCGCCGGGATGGATCTGTCGGCGTTCGTGCTGTTCTCCTCGGCGGCGGCCACGTTGGGCAATCCGGGGCAGGGCAGTTACGCCGCGGGCAACGCCTTCCTGGACGCGCTGGCGGCCCAGCGGCGAGCGGACGGCCTTCCGGCCACCTCCATCGCCTGGGGCGCCTGGGCCGGAGGTGGCCTCGTCACGGACGAGGTCGGCGAGCAGATGAGCCGCTCGGGGATCCTGGCCATGCCCCCCGAGCTGGCGATTTCGGCGCTGCAGCAGGCACTGGACCACGACGAGACGTTCCTCGCGGCCGCGGACATCGACTGGGCACGCTTCGAAGCGGACTCCGCCGACACTCCCCTCCTCCGCCAGCTGCGGAACGTGCCGAGCGCGGCCACGGGGAAGCAGCTCACGGCTGGCAGTTCCGCCCCGAGCGGGCGGAACTCCACGACCGGCTGGAAGCCATGCCCCGGGAGAAGCGCGAAGGAGCGCTGCGGGACCTGGTGCGTGCCCAGGCCGCCGACGTCCTCGCGCACGACAGCGCGGACGCGGTCGCGTCGGACCGTGCCTTCCGTGACCTCGGCTTCGACTCGCTGA